Sequence from the Eleutherodactylus coqui strain aEleCoq1 chromosome 13, aEleCoq1.hap1, whole genome shotgun sequence genome:
CCTACACGCTGCGGACAAGTTGtgtggaaactgacatgcggcgtggAATTCAAGTCTGGGGCATGGCAATACAATCGACGTCTCCGCTGCGAACTCTCTTCTCTTCATGGGGatagatttccacagcagaatacaggcggacAAGCGGCTTCAAAACCCACGCCAAATGGCACGGATTTAAAGCAACCTTCTCGCTGTGGAAATCACGCGGAATTTACCTGCTGACATTCTGCAATATTTCCGTCCCGTGAGCCTTCACactcgcgatatcgctgcattttttttttttacacgcaaatgtcaatgggagtttctaatgttaaaaacacattacacaaaaatcgcaaagcaccaactggcgatttttgtgcaatgcgtttttaacattagaaagtcctattgacaatcgcataaaaaaaataaaaaaaaaatttaaaaaagctgCGATCTCacgattgcaagtgtgaaggcaccctcaggGCGCTTATACACAGGAacgagtgaatggaggcagagcagctgAGGATCGTGCAGGTGGACCCACCTCCACTGACAGTGAGCAAACGCTCGTTCATAAgggaacgactgcctgcttacccGGAACGATACGCCGCTCAGTTTACTGCATGCAGAAACAAGAGCGGCGAATGAGAAGCGAACAGATTCTCCTGGATCGCGGGAATCCAAATGATCATTGTTTCGTGTAtagatcgctgcatgtcctatttttacagattccattgaagtcaatggaagccgtccaatcggcagcccttccgcaattacattgtgggAAGGGTTGCAGATTCCGCAGTTTGCCGGATTTGACAGGATGAAGTAGCGCCGCATGCAGCGTTATGTCGGGCTGTTTTTTCTCCAGCAATGGAGGTTCCAAACAACCCCTGATGGAGCCCTAAAGCTACGGTAACAAGGACGAGCGCGATATCATGCCTGTGAACGTGCGTTTTACCAGCGGATACAAGGAGTTCCTGCAtgaaaaccaccttgcatcacttctgggaaattgcgtacctgtccgggtctgtactgcggatgcaTGCGAAAGCggtggccggcgcacatgcgtagTACTTTTtttatctcctgctttcccacagaatccgCAGGCTGTCCGTTATGTCAATTGTGGACAGGGcagtggatcggacggcttcccttgacttcaaaggaagccgtccgtgcgggaaccgcagtaaatggagcatactgcgatttgctTTCTACATGCGGAATCCAGAAAACAGATCTGCATGTCAAAATTCAAGTGCGGATCCCCAGGGTTCACTATGGGacgcttgaattgcggatcttccactcttcaaatccgcccgtggacatgaggcataaggAAAACAAATCCTCTCTACAAGGTATTAGCGCAGGTAAAAGGATTCAGAATACAGTCCAGTCTGACAGGGTTTACAAACCCTCAGCGTTAGGTCAGCCTCTGGATGAAAACAAGGTGgcttcattcactgacagcaagcagagttcttgacaGTAACGAGGAAATGCAGAAAGTACAGGGTGGGCCGCATAAAAGTAGTCCGGCACCACACTTATGAAAGCCGTCTAGGAGAAAACCTGTTTATTGCCCATAATAGTCATCACACACCACATCCTTATGAAAGAAAACAAGACAagctgttgcccgtagcaaccaatcacagcacagctttcaaattacctcagcactataagaaatgaaagctgcgctctgattggttgccatgagcaACAAAGCTTTTCTTTAATGGCGCTTTTCCACAGGATGATCTGCCGGCCAATAGATACCCGACAGCTGATGGCAGCGATATAATCCTTcccgtgcttttacacaggaatgagcattgCTGACGCGCTGGAGCGGGCCGAGGATCGTTCTGGCcctcctgcctccattcacagtaagcaggcggcCGTTGATAAGTGAaccgctgcctgtttacacggaacaatcagTCGGTCCGTTTTCTGCATGCGAAAGAGGAACAAGCGAAAGacttctcgttccgtgtaaacgcatccttagacagctttcatcttTGTTGCCCGCAGCAAACAGACAAccgctttcattttacctgagcggtattaaaacaacaaaaaaaaaaaaaaaggctgtgctgtgattggttgctataggcaacaaagatGGCTTCCGTAAGAACGTGGTGCCGGGCTACTTTcatgtggcccaccctgtatattaTATAGCGGTTCTTGACACGCCAATTTAGGGAAAATTCACAGGCAGCAATGGAAAAATCCACACCCAGGGTCTTTGACACGGCCGCAAAAAATCGCGCGAGATTTTTGCGTTGTGGGACGCACgactatgaaccctattcttttgaatggggtcatgcacagATGGcacgcctattgttttcaatggggcaggcagagcatcgcaccgcgtgctacTGTGGGTACACAAGTGCGATCAACCGCGCTAGAGGATCGTTAGTTACTTACCTGAAGTGATGCCAAGTTATAAACACAGAAACCCGTCACATCCACGGCCATATTGCATGTTGGGGATCGCGATATCGGGCAGAGTATTACAGCCCTACATCGCACTCCCTCGTGTGAAATTCGCCTTAGGCTTAcacactggcgagcgcgatatcaggctgagaAACTTTGCCAGACATCGCACTCTTCAAACTGCGTTTTACCTGCGGAGACGGGGCGATTTTCAGGCCTAAAATGCATTGATAGaagcgtttcccattgatttcggtGAGAAAACTCGCATTGCGCTTGCACGCACATCACACGGCCTGCGAGGTCTTCACAGTCAGTGGGCGATGTGTCAGaggaacacagaaaaaaaaataaaaaaataggacgtgattttttttcctgcatcgcagtgagggaaaacatcgctcaggtGTATGTCGCCATTCTAAGGAATGGCGTTCAAATTTGCATGAGTTTTGCGCactctcagccgtgtgaaaccagccttagggtgcagcagacttcacaccattaggccacctgcacacagtcAGAGTCCGCATGCGGATTCCGGCCCCGGCAGTAGCGGTGTCCCTGCGTACATTTTTTTTtcgtcatctgtactgcggatggtccatacGGCTCACCAGTAGTACAGATTTAATGTACTAATTTGTGaacccctgcttttcctgtgtcaATCCACGACgcggaatccacaacctttccacaatgtcattgcagaaggactgtggatcggacggcttgcattgacatcactggaagccatctgcgcaaaaaaaaaaaaaaaaatacaacatgccgcGATTCTTCGTCCGCAAGCGAGGAAGGGGGATACATGTTATAAGAAGACTCTTCATTTACGTGAAATGCAGTGAAAGCGCACAGCGGTTATGGATTACGGCCGGACAGACTCTTCCGTAAAAAAACGTCATGACATCAAAAATCACTAAATTGACTCCCAAAGGCTCAACGTATGCGGAAGCCATGACGCCCGACCCCTCATAAGTCCGTCAAATAACCGCCAGCTTGTGGTTGCAGCAGAGCCCTCCGTCCCAGCGTGCTAGAccaccataaggctgggttcacactcggCGGATTCCGGGCGtaaatctcacggttttgccgcagcgaaaaaacgcgagagTTCCGCCAagaatccgctgcttcaaaacccacggcacttagccgcaggttttgaagcggcctggccgcatgatttttccgctgcggctggcgctcctatagaggagagcgcggccgcagcggaagaaaacaataaattaaaaaaaaaaaaatgaacatgctgaggCCGGCGAAACCCGAGCCGCAGCGCCAGCTTTGCAGTGGCaaattcgccgtcccgtgtggacgaaatttctgggaaatctcgtccacatggccggctaatctcaggattagcggccgctctgccgcagcgaaatttccgcccagtgtgaacccagcctaagacgtCTACACGATGGCCAGCGTTACAAGATACGGCACAGGATACTAATCCACGTGTAGAAGATTACACCAGCGAGAACTACGACTCCTAGCACTGGGTTATAtagttttccattatgacatgatgggagttgtagttccagtTTGGAGACCGCTGATGAGAATTtttctcaaaaaaaaataaaaaatttgcgcGAGATCGGCGCCAGGCCCTAACGTGCACCGTGAAAATGCTTGATACAGATAACTGAGGTTTTCATAAAACGTCTTTTGAAGTTACCTTTAGCGCCAGATCTGACGGCAGCCTTATACCTGGCGAACTTACTGTCAATTATTTacatccggcggccatcttggattgtATAAAACTTCAGATTTCTGGATTGACCAGCAGGTCACAACTGATGAGCAGCTGATATGGCAGCCATTTTATGCCTCTCGTCTCCACATGGCCCGGAAGCCACAAAATGACATTCAGGATACAAATATTGATGACTATTATAAATCTAAGCCTAGTAGGATGTCTTAGGCCACTGTCATAAGTTCCCGGGGCTTGACAAGGATTTCCATGCCAAAAATTACAAATCAGCATTACGTGAATACAGTTTCTACAACACCCTTCAcaatgaaggcaaaaaaaaaaaaaaaagttttgccgtAGAGATTTTTTggggccacaaaaaaaaaaaacaaaaaaaacaaaaaaaagctgtgaaaAACTTATTTTTGAGTGCAAACATCAAAAATGGAATAAACGGGGTTAACCCTCGTACAGATCTGCGGCAGAAATATGCAAATCCGCCAGACATGATCATAGCCCTAGGGCACCCATATACGTAGTGGTTTATACCACCCCAAGCAGGAACGGCATGCAAAACCGCATATAGTTTGACTGCGGTTTCGCAATGCAATTCCTGGACAGGTGAAGCATATTGCATCCACGTGCTTCACCTGTACAGACCGCGATCCGGAAATCTGCATTGCAAAGTACAACGTCACACGGGTTCCGTCACACAGCACACGCGGCACACTTATAGGAAGTATACTTCTATTTAAAGAGGTATACACACACCATTAACCATTTATAGTCCACTAGtgatacaaaaaaaattttttttaaaacacgcTAAAAAGTTACTTACCGACAATGAGTTAATACCGCCTTGGTTTCTACTTGAatgaaaataaattataatacatgAAATAAAGTAACAAAATTTCTGTCAACTtaaacatttatttaaaaaaaaaaaaattcataaactgggaaggcaaaaaaaaaaaataaaaattaagatTATATAAAGGACACAAAAAGTCTTTGTAACAAAAACAAACGTCTCTATAGACACCATAAAAGTCAAGAGTCTGTCGTCTGATCGCTCTCGGTCAAAGGCGGCCATCTAGAAAGTCAAGTCGGATGACAGACGACGGATCAAAAGGGtcgggagttttttttttatggctctcacAGGGAAACAGTCAACATTGAAGTGCAGGTTCCTGCAATGGCATCTGGAGGAGGACGAGCGTCCTTAAGGATCGGCCACCACCTGCTCCCTCTCTCGCAGCAGCCGGCGGTTCTCCTCCTTCAGTTTCTCCAGCTCCATCTCCAGCTCCCGGATCCTGGAGTCCTGTGCGGTGGTGGTGACCTCCTTGAGCCGCAGGCGGTTGTTCTCCTCCTCCATCCGGCTCAGGCATTTCTCCAGCTCCAGGTACTCCCGGATGAGCTCCTGCTTGCTCATGTCCTGCAGGCTTTCCGCATGGTATTTTTCGTAAGTCTCTGAGAAGTCCTTTTGTAAAAACTCTGACCCGTCGTCGCTCCCCATGCCGTCGCTGCCCGTCCCGTCGTCCTCTTCCTCCACGTCCTCCTCGGTGCTATCTCCTTTGGCGAAAGAGTTGGCATGGAAGGATGGCAGCGAGGCCAGACCTCTCCGCTGAGGGGGGCACAAGTCTGGTTCCTCCTGGTCATGATCCTCCATCAGGAATTGCGTGGTGTTATACGGTGCCACCGGCTGACCCTTGGCAAACATCTCAGCCCTCATCCTGGATGCCCTCTGGGACTCACGCTCCTCCAGACGCTTCTTCTCCTCCCAGGTCAGCTTGTTGTAAGGCTTCCACTTCCGCTTCTTCTTGGATGGGCGCCGTCGATGCCTTTTCTTGCCCAGCTCCTTCCACTCTTCCTCTTGCTGGGATCTGCCACGGCTCAGCTGCCCGGGCTTGGGATAGTCACCCACCACCTTGCCGCTGTCGTGGTCCTCTTTTTCTGGGCAGGACAGGGTGGAGGGACTTCTTCGCTGgcactcccctctctcctcctctgctctctgttGCCACCCACTATCTTCTTGGCAGGCCAGCAGGGATCCCCCACCTGCCAAACTTTTGCAGGGCAGGCTTGGCTCCTGAATTCCCACTTCAGCCATGGCACCCCAAGAATTGCAGTTTGGGGTGCAGCAAAAGATGAAAAGCAAAGTCTCTCTTGGATGCAAATAATTTGCACTAAGTTCTGCTCAGTTCACCATTAAAACTGATAAAATGTCCATGGAGATCTGGGAACAGTAGAGATCAACTTGCCTGGAGGCTGCATCCACCTTGCATGACAGCAGCTGGGTCTTGATAAGAAGCTCTTCTTGCAAGCAACAGCAGAGGCAGCACTATCTTCTTCCCACTTCAGAGACCAGCGTGTTGACTATTGAGGCTGCACTGGAATGCAGTGGTTGTGCACTGCCACCAACTGGCAGCTGCGGCTAACACACCCTGGAGAAGCAGTCAagcacccgcctcctccttccttctctccttcgcCTTAACTTGCACACTCGCCAACCAACCTCCGACTGCTACTGCCCAGCCTGGGACGCTTGCTTTTATAAAGAACCCGGCCCCCTTACTGGAGCGCATGCGCTAATTTCAGCTCTGTGCTGCACCATGGGAAATGTAGTCCGAGCTCATAGTCGCTGATGAGGGGTCAACGTCTATTTGACTACCACTCCCACAAGACCTCTGATGTCACTTGCGCGGTGACCAATCAACGACCCCGAAGCCGCATCTGCCTATTCTGTAAAGCGATTGGTTAAAAGGCTGACGGGCTGTTGCTAAGCTGGAAGTGAAAGCCTATTGGCTGAGATTCTTGTCGGTTAAGAATTTTTAAACCAATCAGCGAAAGTGGGCCGTACCACTTGGACGACAGAGTGGGTGTAATCTGATATTTTGTAGTGTAGCCTTTTTTCCCCAGTCAGTAGTACGGGAGCTCTGTAGACGGTTTTTCTTTAAACCATGACACGATAAGAAAACTCAATGAAATTTGAAATAGGTTTACATTAGTTGGCAGGTTTATAATTTACGTCCCCTCCAACGTAAAGCGAATCGAACAGCTGGAGACTAAGTAGTCCTGTAGAGAAAGGTCCATACAAGATCTGCTCTGTCGTGGAGACCATGGTCATTTGTGACAACGATTTATATAGTGGTCGAAGAAACATTGATAACACATTGGAAGCGTCGTGAAGATATTTTAGC
This genomic interval carries:
- the HEXIM1 gene encoding protein HEXIM1, translating into MAEVGIQEPSLPCKSLAGGGSLLACQEDSGWQQRAEEERGECQRRSPSTLSCPEKEDHDSGKVVGDYPKPGQLSRGRSQQEEEWKELGKKRHRRRPSKKKRKWKPYNKLTWEEKKRLEERESQRASRMRAEMFAKGQPVAPYNTTQFLMEDHDQEEPDLCPPQRRGLASLPSFHANSFAKGDSTEEDVEEEDDGTGSDGMGSDDGSEFLQKDFSETYEKYHAESLQDMSKQELIREYLELEKCLSRMEEENNRLRLKEVTTTAQDSRIRELEMELEKLKEENRRLLREREQVVADP